CACCTAGAATTTTTTGATCTAACGCAAAATATCTACGGCAACTAAAACTTTACTTTATCAATCACAAATACTACAATGGCGTACTCAAATTTTAGGATTGAAGGCTATGCACTCTGTCGCAGAATCAGAGATCTATTTGCGTCTTGTTAAAGATATTTTGACTCAAATAGAGCAAGAAGAGCTTGTAGTTTATCTTGCTCATCACCCCGAATGTGGTGATGTAATTCCCCATAGCGGTGGATGTCGTAAATTACGTTGGCAACGGAAAGGAATGGGGAAAACAAGGCGGTTCACGGGTAATTTATTTTAATCGCTTAGAAAATGGTAAAATTTATTTATTGCTCATTTATGCGAAAGCAAAGACAGAAAATATCCCAGCACATATTTTGAAACAAATTAAAGAGGAGTTGGAACAATGGATTTAGAAAAAATTAATGTTGCCGAATATGAATTTAGTGGCGAAGAGTTGGGCGAGTTGCTTTTACAATCGGTAAAGCAAGTTAAACAAGGGCAATTAGGGAACGTTCGCCAAATCACGGTCAATGAAGCAGTAGAGGCTCGGAAAAAAACAGGGCTATCACAAGCAGATTTTGCGGAAATTATGGGGATTTCCGTTCGTACCTTGCAAGGTTGGGAACAAGGCAGACGTTTACCGTCTGGACCTGCTGCGACTTTGTTGAAAATTGCGACTAAGTATCCTGAAACCTTGATAGAATTACGAACCTAAAATTTTTCATAAAAAACCATTGACAAAGCAATCGTTTTCGCACATTCTTTTGCCTGTTTTTTAACTCTCGAACGAGAATTGTATGAACCGTTTCAGCACCATTACCACTACGATTATGACCATTATGTTGCCACATAGTGCGGGTGTTCGTAGCTAAAAGAAAGCAGAACGGAACGAATTCTAGAACCCG
The nucleotide sequence above comes from Pasteurellaceae bacterium Orientalotternb1. Encoded proteins:
- a CDS encoding transcriptional regulator produces the protein MDLEKINVAEYEFSGEELGELLLQSVKQVKQGQLGNVRQITVNEAVEARKKTGLSQADFAEIMGISVRTLQGWEQGRRLPSGPAATLLKIATKYPETLIELRT